A portion of the Lysinibacillus timonensis genome contains these proteins:
- the eis gene encoding enhanced intracellular survival protein Eis produces MSQRKGLVMREIRMDEMAKSIDLLNYVFQMSMSIKKDRRFVSEKSRQFNEGHALGWFDGDHLVSQILSLPFQVNIYGVPYEMGGITAIGTYPEYSKQGLMDQLIRETLTVMRDEGRYISYLFPFSIPYYRKKGWEIITDIVEFQVKDTQFPNYKEVPGKIRRVDTRDNDLVNIYDRFAAKTHGAMIRNTIAWNEKFHEDYWEEKFVDTDVILQAAVYYDEDDVPQAYMYYRIMEENFYIDEIVYLTEEARKGIWNFVSAHTSMVYNAYGKTTGNEPVAFLLEDSEIIQEVSPYFMARIVDVEKFLERFPFDEPDFHIRFVVRDRLIEWNNGTFDVESVNGIVSVKKVNDVDEAITVNCSIQTLVTMMLGYKRPKYLEKIERLQGNSEIISILEDILPVGIPTFIDYF; encoded by the coding sequence ATGAGTCAACGAAAAGGGCTAGTAATGCGAGAAATTCGAATGGATGAGATGGCGAAATCCATTGATCTTCTCAACTATGTATTTCAAATGTCTATGTCCATAAAAAAGGATCGCCGCTTTGTAAGTGAAAAAAGTAGGCAATTCAATGAAGGGCATGCATTAGGTTGGTTCGATGGTGACCACCTTGTTTCACAAATTTTAAGCTTACCGTTCCAAGTGAACATTTATGGCGTTCCTTATGAAATGGGCGGGATCACGGCGATTGGAACGTATCCTGAGTATTCAAAGCAAGGGCTGATGGATCAATTAATTAGAGAAACGCTTACGGTTATGCGGGATGAAGGCCGTTATATATCATACCTATTCCCTTTCTCGATTCCTTACTATCGTAAAAAGGGTTGGGAAATCATAACTGATATTGTGGAGTTTCAAGTAAAAGACACGCAATTCCCAAACTATAAAGAAGTACCTGGTAAAATTCGTCGCGTAGACACAAGAGATAATGACCTCGTCAACATCTATGACCGGTTTGCTGCAAAAACACATGGCGCGATGATTCGTAACACCATTGCTTGGAATGAAAAATTTCACGAAGATTATTGGGAAGAAAAATTCGTTGATACTGATGTTATTTTGCAAGCAGCTGTTTATTATGATGAAGATGATGTTCCGCAAGCCTATATGTACTATCGGATTATGGAAGAGAACTTTTATATCGATGAAATTGTTTATCTAACTGAAGAAGCGCGGAAAGGGATTTGGAATTTTGTCTCTGCCCATACGTCCATGGTGTACAACGCATACGGAAAAACAACGGGGAATGAGCCTGTTGCATTCCTATTAGAGGATAGCGAAATTATTCAAGAAGTATCGCCGTATTTCATGGCAAGAATTGTGGATGTAGAGAAATTTTTAGAGCGATTCCCGTTTGATGAACCTGACTTCCATATTCGCTTTGTAGTAAGAGACCGCTTAATTGAGTGGAATAATGGAACGTTTGATGTTGAGTCAGTAAATGGCATTGTATCTGTGAAAAAAGTAAATGATGTCGACGAAGCAATTACAGTAAATTGTTCAATCCAAACGCTTGTCACGATGATGTTAGGTTATAAACGACCAAAATATTTAGAGAAAATTGAACGTTTACAGGGGAATAGTGAAATCATTTCCATATTGGAGGATATTCTTCCAGTAGGGATTCCGACTTTTATAGATTATTTTTAA
- a CDS encoding choice-of-anchor I family protein encodes MRKKKLNKLFIASAATVVAASGVAAPSPANANSTFPDVKTSDYFYNAVMELSERGVIKGFEDGTFRPNNNVTRGQAAVIIAGVLGLNTNNVTNPGFKDVPTSHPYYGAISALANAGYINGFEDGTFGATQPITRNQMAIIIAKAFKLEAPANTTLPFTDVYPAYKNQIAALFTNGITSGTSKSTFGGSSNVTRGQLAQFVVKAENVSKSEDVENSTTFTIESISDSKIQTSQGELAVNSSLQSIFKSSNAAALKNAEVKAVVSNGEVKSISSITLNASGTANTPVVFDGSKATISGDVKVNADYVALNNVTVNGDLTLTAKVVNKFASKGLVTNGELIVEKAPASPVASINGVVAAETKGPEVELLESTIKSILAERNGVKISSDSKLPELKISAEVTNIEVNANVAKVTVNVTLKIEITGKGTLDQVTIEKAEEIALLVAGIVKELVVANQTTKVDVGVNVQIEQLVVPEGKKVDEVIKNFNQVRNNIKEVKDAKGATVNKPSTGGGSGGGSNNGGGNNNKNFSLSIMHTNDTHASLDNAPKTVTAVKEVRAEKPDALLLNAGDVFSGTLYFNEFQGQADLKMMNLMGYDAMTFGNHEFDLGSSEDGHQGLVDFIKGANFPFVSSNVNFTADEKFTGLFSDLISSEPENGKIYNGIIKEINGEKVGIFGLTTAETKDLSSPGAITFEDYKVEAEKAVKAFEDKGVDKIIAITHIGYDDNAAIDNDLTLAKEVEGIDVIVGGHSHTTLKEPIVVKEDATPTVIVQAGANNSNLGLLDVEFDKNGVVVGQAGKLIAIGDQVEDAEAKKILTPYKEKVQELAEQPIGVTADVALLNPRVGDEGNTTGESVRKNETILGNLITDGMLVKAKETTGKNVIMAFQNGGGIRSSIDAGPITVGEVITVLPFGNTLAVMDVTGAELKEAFEISLGKLPGENGGFLHVAGAKVQFDSSKPSGERVISLQYQDATGNYIDILDSETYTVATNAFTAQGGDGYTPFAKAYAEGRVTDLGLSDWQNFAEHLQSLDSIPTQIEGRIVDVAGEVVDPEQPGTDIVEDPGKKPAEVVTTKDTLTVQTSEDTTKLTVKQIARYDSGHGPTGTEILAYDVTSHKAFVTNGAVGGFDILSFADLTDDSTDLKAIQSEKRVVIADYGIAGAENITSIAAHPTLDLIAISAYGEKTDRGYIVFADKNGKYVNHVQVGYLPDMVTFTPDGAKAIVANEGEPNDALPLIDPAGSISIIDIPSYQHTELTFTTAMLDDKVRMTFNGEDENYLEQLEPEYVTVSEDSKTAYVSLQENNAIATVNLETKEIISVKGLGVIDHSENGNEMDANKEDKTANIVKTPILTYHMPDAIDTFTIDGTEYIITPNEGDSRDWEGYSEEGEIVVKDDGTVVIEGKVNGEKVEFTIDLNAEKYKGYDQEELNSFDLSTLEGYKTTLESGLSDDGSVYEAIYGYGGRSFSIFNATTMEEVFDSGSEFEKLINQLTPDYFNTNHAEVKKDNRSDDKGPEPETAVTGTIGSTTYGFIALERYSGIMVYDLSDVTNPKFVALISSRDFVSHKADGKNFEDEIEDGNLDPAEVAGIAGDVSPEGLLFISAENSPTGNALLVATHEISGTVAVYELSGTLSQEPPVAELEVSSDNFSGTEAESKIYETNVLVKFDGTTTKLENAIVKGNLTLVGFPNGEYSISNMKVEGTTIIAE; translated from the coding sequence ATGAGAAAGAAGAAATTGAACAAATTGTTTATCGCTTCAGCAGCAACAGTAGTAGCAGCTTCTGGAGTAGCAGCACCAAGTCCTGCAAATGCGAATAGTACTTTCCCTGATGTAAAGACAAGCGATTATTTCTACAATGCAGTAATGGAATTATCGGAGCGGGGTGTTATTAAAGGTTTTGAAGATGGTACATTCCGTCCGAATAACAATGTTACTCGTGGACAAGCCGCTGTGATTATTGCTGGTGTACTAGGCCTTAATACGAACAATGTTACAAATCCAGGATTTAAAGATGTTCCGACTTCTCATCCATATTACGGAGCTATTTCAGCTCTTGCAAACGCTGGTTATATTAATGGATTTGAAGATGGTACTTTCGGAGCAACTCAACCAATTACACGTAATCAAATGGCAATTATTATCGCAAAAGCTTTTAAATTAGAAGCGCCAGCTAATACAACTCTACCATTCACGGATGTATATCCTGCTTATAAAAATCAAATTGCAGCACTTTTCACAAATGGCATAACATCAGGTACTTCAAAATCTACATTTGGTGGATCTTCAAATGTTACAAGAGGCCAATTAGCTCAATTCGTTGTGAAGGCAGAAAACGTAAGTAAATCTGAAGATGTAGAAAATTCAACTACGTTTACGATTGAAAGTATTTCAGATTCAAAGATTCAAACAAGTCAAGGCGAGTTAGCAGTTAATTCTTCACTTCAATCTATCTTCAAATCATCAAATGCAGCAGCTCTAAAAAATGCTGAAGTAAAAGCGGTTGTTTCAAATGGTGAAGTGAAATCGATCTCATCTATTACATTAAATGCTTCTGGTACTGCCAATACTCCAGTTGTATTTGATGGAAGTAAAGCAACGATTTCTGGCGATGTGAAAGTGAATGCTGACTATGTTGCGTTAAATAATGTAACAGTAAATGGTGATTTAACTTTAACAGCAAAGGTTGTTAATAAATTCGCTAGTAAAGGGTTAGTAACAAACGGTGAATTAATCGTTGAAAAAGCTCCAGCCAGTCCAGTCGCATCAATAAATGGGGTAGTTGCAGCGGAAACAAAAGGTCCAGAAGTTGAACTACTAGAATCAACGATTAAGTCGATTTTAGCAGAAAGAAACGGCGTAAAAATCTCTTCTGATAGTAAGTTACCAGAACTAAAGATTTCAGCAGAAGTAACTAACATAGAAGTGAATGCGAATGTTGCAAAAGTTACAGTAAACGTTACGTTAAAAATAGAAATTACTGGTAAAGGAACACTTGACCAGGTAACTATTGAAAAAGCGGAAGAAATCGCACTTCTAGTTGCAGGTATCGTTAAAGAATTAGTCGTTGCAAACCAAACAACAAAAGTTGATGTTGGTGTAAATGTCCAAATTGAACAACTTGTTGTACCAGAAGGTAAAAAAGTAGATGAAGTCATCAAAAATTTCAATCAAGTTCGAAACAACATTAAAGAAGTAAAAGATGCTAAAGGTGCTACTGTGAACAAACCAAGCACAGGTGGAGGATCTGGTGGCGGGTCAAACAATGGTGGTGGCAACAACAATAAAAACTTCTCATTATCCATCATGCATACAAACGATACGCACGCTAGTTTAGATAATGCTCCTAAAACAGTAACAGCTGTCAAAGAAGTTAGAGCAGAAAAACCAGACGCATTATTGCTAAATGCAGGTGACGTGTTCTCAGGTACATTGTATTTCAATGAGTTCCAAGGTCAAGCAGATTTAAAAATGATGAATTTAATGGGTTATGATGCCATGACATTCGGTAACCATGAATTTGATTTAGGTTCAAGTGAAGATGGACATCAAGGATTAGTTGACTTCATAAAAGGAGCAAACTTCCCATTTGTAAGCTCTAATGTTAACTTCACAGCTGATGAGAAATTTACAGGATTATTTAGTGACTTAATTTCAAGTGAACCTGAAAATGGAAAAATCTACAACGGTATCATTAAAGAAATCAACGGAGAAAAAGTAGGGATCTTCGGTTTAACAACTGCCGAAACAAAAGATCTTTCTAGCCCAGGTGCAATCACTTTCGAAGATTATAAAGTAGAAGCTGAAAAAGCCGTTAAAGCATTTGAAGATAAAGGTGTAGATAAAATTATCGCAATCACACATATCGGTTATGACGACAATGCAGCCATCGATAATGACCTAACGTTAGCAAAAGAAGTAGAGGGTATCGACGTAATTGTAGGCGGACATAGTCATACAACACTAAAAGAGCCTATTGTAGTTAAAGAAGATGCAACGCCAACAGTCATTGTACAAGCTGGCGCTAACAACAGTAATTTAGGTTTACTAGATGTTGAATTTGATAAAAACGGTGTTGTTGTTGGACAAGCTGGTAAATTAATCGCTATTGGTGACCAAGTTGAAGATGCTGAAGCGAAGAAAATATTAACACCATATAAAGAGAAAGTTCAAGAATTAGCAGAACAACCAATCGGAGTAACAGCAGATGTTGCCCTATTGAATCCAAGAGTAGGTGATGAAGGAAATACAACCGGTGAAAGTGTACGTAAAAATGAAACAATCTTAGGTAACCTAATTACGGATGGTATGCTTGTAAAAGCAAAAGAAACAACAGGTAAAAATGTCATTATGGCATTCCAAAACGGTGGAGGTATTCGTTCTTCTATCGATGCAGGTCCGATTACAGTAGGAGAAGTAATTACAGTACTTCCATTTGGCAATACATTAGCGGTAATGGATGTTACAGGTGCAGAACTAAAAGAAGCATTTGAAATTAGCTTAGGTAAATTGCCAGGAGAGAACGGCGGATTCTTACATGTAGCTGGTGCTAAAGTTCAGTTTGATTCTTCAAAACCTTCAGGTGAACGTGTAATCTCGCTACAATATCAAGACGCAACGGGCAATTATATAGACATATTAGATTCTGAGACTTATACAGTTGCAACCAATGCATTCACTGCACAAGGTGGAGATGGCTATACACCATTTGCAAAAGCATATGCGGAAGGCCGTGTAACGGACTTAGGTTTATCAGACTGGCAAAACTTTGCCGAACATTTACAAAGTCTTGATTCAATCCCAACTCAAATTGAAGGACGTATTGTGGATGTTGCAGGAGAAGTTGTAGATCCAGAACAACCAGGAACTGATATCGTTGAAGATCCAGGTAAAAAACCTGCAGAAGTAGTAACGACAAAAGATACATTAACAGTACAAACAAGCGAAGACACGACTAAGTTAACTGTTAAACAAATTGCTCGCTATGACAGTGGTCATGGTCCAACGGGTACTGAAATATTAGCATATGATGTAACTTCTCATAAAGCATTCGTGACAAACGGAGCGGTTGGAGGATTCGATATTCTGTCTTTTGCAGATTTAACAGATGATTCAACAGATTTAAAAGCTATCCAATCTGAAAAACGAGTTGTAATAGCTGATTACGGTATTGCAGGGGCAGAAAACATAACAAGTATTGCTGCACATCCAACTTTAGATTTAATCGCTATCTCTGCTTACGGTGAAAAAACGGATCGTGGATATATCGTATTTGCTGATAAAAATGGTAAGTATGTAAATCATGTTCAAGTAGGCTATTTACCAGACATGGTAACATTTACTCCTGATGGCGCAAAAGCAATCGTTGCGAACGAAGGCGAGCCAAACGATGCATTACCATTGATTGACCCTGCTGGTTCTATTTCAATCATTGACATTCCTTCATATCAACATACGGAACTCACATTCACTACTGCTATGTTAGATGATAAAGTTCGTATGACATTTAATGGAGAAGATGAAAACTACTTAGAACAACTAGAACCTGAATATGTAACCGTTTCTGAAGATAGCAAAACAGCATATGTCTCTTTACAAGAAAACAATGCAATTGCGACAGTAAACCTTGAGACAAAAGAAATTATTAGTGTAAAAGGTCTTGGTGTTATCGATCATTCTGAAAATGGAAATGAAATGGACGCAAACAAAGAAGATAAGACAGCAAATATCGTTAAAACACCAATTTTAACATACCATATGCCTGACGCAATTGACACGTTCACAATTGATGGTACTGAATACATCATTACACCAAATGAAGGGGACTCTCGTGACTGGGAAGGTTATTCAGAAGAAGGCGAAATCGTAGTAAAAGATGATGGAACAGTAGTTATAGAAGGTAAAGTAAATGGTGAAAAAGTTGAATTTACTATTGATTTAAATGCTGAGAAATACAAGGGTTACGATCAAGAAGAATTAAATTCATTTGATTTATCAACACTCGAAGGCTACAAAACAACTTTAGAAAGTGGTTTAAGTGATGATGGTTCTGTATATGAAGCCATCTATGGTTATGGTGGACGGAGTTTCTCAATCTTCAATGCTACTACTATGGAAGAAGTATTTGATAGTGGCAGTGAGTTCGAAAAATTAATCAATCAATTAACACCGGACTATTTTAATACTAACCATGCTGAAGTTAAAAAAGATAACCGTAGTGATGACAAGGGTCCAGAACCAGAAACAGCGGTGACAGGAACAATTGGTAGTACAACTTACGGATTTATCGCGTTAGAACGTTACAGTGGAATTATGGTTTATGATTTATCAGATGTAACGAATCCTAAGTTTGTAGCATTAATCTCAAGTCGTGATTTCGTAAGCCATAAAGCGGATGGTAAGAACTTTGAGGATGAAATAGAGGATGGAAATCTTGACCCAGCAGAAGTAGCAGGTATCGCTGGTGACGTTTCTCCAGAAGGCTTACTATTTATCTCTGCTGAAAATAGCCCAACTGGTAATGCATTACTAGTGGCGACTCACGAAATTTCTGGTACTGTAGCTGTGTATGAATTAAGTGGAACACTGTCTCAAGAACCGCCTGTAGCCGAACTGGAAGTAAGTAGCGATAATTTCTCAGGTACAGAAGCAGAATCAAAAATATATGAAACAAATGTATTAGTTAAATTTGATGGTACTACTACAAAACTAGAAAATGCAATAGTTAAGGGTAACTTAACTTTAGTTGGTTTCCCAAATGGGGAGTATAGTATCTCAAATATGAAAGTAGAAGGTACTACTATAATAGCTGAATAA
- a CDS encoding DUF6359 domain-containing protein, translated as MSKRKLTRTVNAFLATSLVASVVVPTTIPVVHAEESAEVTNLNISNNEKEIVSNSKISSESQSISTEDTVKIEEQVESAEFISVADAIANNSGIATVRGYIVGTAISGTKYDQEAPFDSNTNLGLADDPNETDPAKILPVQLTKGEIREVLNLKENPEYFQIEVTITGSLEPYFSVPGLKSPSTYSIVGQEPEPEVPETPLETISILEARTLGSGEVKVKGTVTAKLKNTLHIQDSTGAIAIYPSSINAQIGDEIIITGTLDDYNGLLQLQNPTIAENIGQVTVPAPLYLTGAELNEENESKLVTVENVTLESVNGSSWKNYTATDGTQFTVRDELGTLDLSVGTTYESITGIVQEFNGVFQIIPRNQADILEDSSVVQAVTANPAPGLIPTGTEVTLSTLTDGADIYFTIDGSDPIAEGQLYDEPIVVNDDMNIKAVAIKEGLTSSQVTEFTYTVYNQEEGMQIHDIQGESHNSSLDGTQVQNIQGIVTYQYELGGNHYFHIQTPDDLVDGNPNTSEGIVVFTGNQKASIQVGNLVSVTGTVDEYHIDGYYDTKQDTDLSVTQINARNDRGGKIEVVENNVALPEPVVINASNLPSEVIDNDGFAEFDPQEDAIDFWESLEGMRVEVGTVKAVAPQEHGDLITVLEDRVTDTINGGVLLKEDNANADRIQFKLYDNDAARDFEVATGDKFEGPIQGVVNYGFQNYKIYADYEDMKTKHIVGAAEPETTTIVKDDNKLTIASYNLENFSNNTSETSNDKAQKLARAFVTDMQSPDIIGVTEVQDNNGQDSGNAEASESYERLIQAIEDAGGPRYEYLNIDPIVNEDGGAPNANIRVGFLYNPDRVSLPEGIQAGNATTAVGYEDGQLTHNPGRIDPDNDAFYDSRKPLAAQFNFQGEEVIVIANHWNSKSGDTPLFGSTQPPVYGSEEQRHKIANVVYSFIEDIKTKNPDANIVSVGDFNDFQFSETLKIHEGELMTNMINHVEESDRYTYLYQGNSQVLDHILVSNNLVDNTEIDILHINADFTDMAGRASDHDPVMVQIDLKAKEVPAVEQTFNLQNYDTNQLIINKPSVALKLDNESEIPEGILFTGDYAEIEGNGFANTTLTIRPDNEGTVIDLKGTLVKEIIVEGPYNVQFDNQADGQIIDQINDSFKFTILSDTHFYDKSLGTTGEALENYLANDRKLLIESEEILEAAVQEIKFNDSEVVLISGDLTKDGELIGHQNVAKILEELEAAGKKVYVTHGNHDINNPHAVKFVDSVTEAVDTVTVKEYKELYNDFGYGEAIAQDPNSLSYVVQPKKGVRIIVMDSALYENNFEIGRPETDGEFSDERLTWILDQIKAAKENGDFVFGMTHHGIIQHFGVQDQIFPQYVINNWENVSTKLADAGLNIVFTGHFHAQDAVKKTTESGNVIYDIETGSLVTYPAPYRVVEIANGIVKVDTETVDKIAFDTNGKPFPEYAEEFLVKGMETLVPSTLAQLLESQGLPPELAEQQAQAFTNMPVVPEVDPSITLGDIITDALVQHYTGDEKANPITEGVVNGLQNSEDPMQRFLGNALFTLYNDDTPDNQFEINLNSLNK; from the coding sequence ATGAGTAAACGAAAGTTAACAAGAACTGTAAATGCATTTTTAGCTACAAGTTTAGTAGCAAGTGTCGTTGTTCCTACTACTATACCTGTTGTACATGCAGAAGAATCTGCTGAAGTCACAAATTTAAACATTTCTAATAATGAGAAAGAAATTGTAAGTAATTCAAAGATCAGTTCAGAAAGTCAATCCATTTCAACTGAAGATACTGTTAAAATTGAAGAGCAGGTAGAATCAGCCGAATTCATATCAGTTGCTGATGCTATTGCAAATAATTCCGGTATTGCAACAGTCCGTGGGTATATAGTTGGGACAGCAATAAGTGGGACAAAATATGATCAAGAAGCGCCTTTTGATTCAAATACCAATCTCGGATTAGCAGACGACCCTAATGAAACAGACCCAGCAAAAATCTTACCGGTACAACTTACTAAAGGTGAAATCCGTGAAGTTTTAAATCTTAAAGAAAACCCTGAGTACTTTCAAATCGAGGTAACAATTACAGGAAGTCTTGAACCGTATTTTAGTGTACCTGGTTTAAAATCTCCATCAACTTATTCAATCGTAGGTCAAGAACCTGAACCAGAGGTACCAGAAACCCCTTTAGAAACTATTTCAATTTTAGAAGCTCGTACTTTAGGGTCAGGGGAAGTAAAAGTTAAAGGTACAGTAACTGCAAAACTAAAAAATACCTTGCATATACAAGATAGTACTGGAGCAATTGCAATCTACCCATCTTCAATCAATGCTCAAATTGGTGATGAAATCATTATTACAGGAACTTTGGACGATTATAATGGGCTACTCCAATTACAGAATCCGACAATTGCTGAAAATATTGGTCAAGTAACTGTTCCAGCTCCTTTATATTTAACAGGAGCAGAGTTAAATGAAGAGAATGAATCAAAATTAGTAACAGTTGAAAATGTAACTCTTGAATCTGTTAATGGTAGTAGTTGGAAAAACTATACTGCAACTGATGGTACTCAATTTACAGTTCGAGATGAATTAGGAACATTGGATCTTTCAGTTGGTACAACTTACGAATCCATTACGGGAATTGTTCAAGAATTTAATGGGGTTTTCCAAATCATTCCTAGAAATCAAGCTGATATTTTAGAAGATTCATCTGTGGTACAGGCCGTAACTGCAAATCCTGCCCCTGGACTTATTCCTACAGGAACAGAAGTAACACTTTCTACACTTACAGATGGTGCTGACATCTACTTTACAATTGATGGGTCTGATCCAATAGCAGAAGGACAATTGTATGATGAACCGATTGTTGTAAATGATGATATGAACATCAAAGCGGTTGCTATTAAAGAAGGTTTAACATCAAGTCAAGTAACTGAATTTACTTACACTGTATATAACCAAGAGGAAGGTATGCAGATCCATGACATTCAAGGTGAGTCACATAACTCTTCTCTAGATGGTACACAAGTTCAAAATATCCAGGGTATTGTGACGTATCAGTATGAACTTGGAGGAAATCATTACTTCCATATCCAAACACCAGATGACTTAGTAGATGGTAACCCCAATACATCAGAAGGTATTGTTGTATTTACTGGAAATCAAAAAGCTAGTATACAAGTAGGTAATTTAGTATCTGTAACGGGTACTGTTGATGAATATCATATAGATGGCTATTATGATACGAAACAAGATACAGATTTATCAGTAACACAAATTAATGCAAGAAATGACCGTGGAGGAAAAATTGAAGTAGTAGAAAATAATGTAGCTCTTCCAGAACCAGTGGTTATTAATGCATCAAATTTACCGAGCGAAGTTATCGATAATGATGGTTTTGCAGAATTTGATCCACAAGAAGATGCAATTGACTTCTGGGAAAGTTTAGAAGGTATGCGAGTTGAAGTTGGCACCGTTAAAGCAGTAGCACCACAAGAACATGGAGATTTAATTACAGTACTAGAAGATAGAGTAACAGACACTATTAACGGTGGTGTTTTATTAAAAGAAGATAATGCGAACGCTGATCGTATTCAATTTAAACTTTATGATAACGACGCTGCAAGAGATTTTGAAGTAGCAACAGGCGATAAATTCGAAGGTCCAATTCAAGGTGTTGTTAACTATGGCTTCCAGAACTACAAAATATATGCTGATTATGAAGATATGAAAACGAAACATATTGTGGGGGCAGCTGAACCAGAGACTACAACGATTGTAAAAGATGATAATAAATTAACAATTGCTTCATATAACCTAGAAAACTTCTCGAATAATACAAGCGAAACTTCAAATGACAAAGCACAAAAATTAGCTAGAGCTTTTGTAACAGATATGCAGAGCCCAGATATTATTGGTGTAACAGAAGTGCAAGATAATAATGGACAAGATTCTGGTAATGCAGAGGCAAGTGAAAGCTATGAGCGACTAATCCAAGCGATTGAGGATGCTGGTGGCCCACGCTATGAATATTTAAACATCGACCCAATAGTAAATGAAGATGGTGGAGCACCAAATGCAAATATCCGTGTTGGTTTCTTATACAATCCGGATCGAGTTTCGCTTCCAGAAGGTATTCAAGCTGGCAATGCAACAACAGCAGTAGGTTACGAAGATGGACAATTAACTCATAATCCAGGTCGTATCGATCCAGATAATGATGCATTTTATGATAGCCGTAAACCATTAGCGGCACAATTCAATTTCCAAGGTGAAGAAGTAATCGTCATTGCAAATCATTGGAATTCAAAATCAGGTGATACACCATTATTTGGTTCAACACAACCACCTGTGTACGGAAGTGAAGAACAACGTCACAAAATTGCAAATGTAGTTTATAGTTTTATTGAAGACATTAAAACAAAAAATCCAGATGCTAATATCGTTTCAGTAGGGGACTTCAATGACTTCCAATTCTCTGAAACATTGAAAATTCACGAAGGTGAATTAATGACGAACATGATTAATCATGTAGAAGAAAGTGATCGTTACACATACCTATACCAAGGTAATTCTCAAGTGCTAGACCATATATTAGTATCTAATAATCTAGTAGACAACACTGAAATTGATATACTTCATATTAATGCAGACTTCACTGACATGGCTGGTCGTGCTTCTGACCATGACCCAGTAATGGTTCAAATAGATTTAAAAGCTAAAGAAGTACCAGCTGTTGAACAAACATTCAATCTTCAGAACTATGATACAAACCAATTAATTATTAACAAACCAAGCGTGGCATTAAAACTAGATAACGAATCAGAAATTCCAGAGGGTATCTTGTTTACAGGTGATTATGCTGAAATCGAAGGTAATGGATTCGCCAATACAACTCTAACGATCCGCCCTGATAATGAAGGAACAGTTATCGATTTAAAGGGCACATTAGTTAAGGAAATCATTGTCGAAGGACCTTACAATGTTCAATTTGATAACCAGGCTGATGGTCAAATTATAGATCAAATTAATGATTCATTTAAATTCACTATTCTATCTGATACTCATTTCTATGATAAATCACTTGGTACAACGGGCGAAGCACTGGAAAACTATTTAGCAAATGATAGAAAGCTGTTGATTGAAAGTGAGGAAATACTTGAAGCAGCAGTTCAAGAGATTAAGTTTAATGATTCCGAAGTAGTATTAATTTCAGGTGATTTAACAAAAGATGGCGAACTAATTGGCCATCAAAATGTGGCTAAAATATTAGAAGAATTAGAGGCTGCTGGTAAAAAAGTATATGTGACTCATGGTAACCACGATATCAACAACCCACATGCGGTTAAGTTTGTAGATAGTGTAACAGAAGCTGTAGATACTGTAACAGTGAAAGAATACAAAGAATTGTATAACGACTTTGGTTATGGTGAAGCCATTGCACAAGATCCAAATTCATTAAGCTATGTTGTCCAACCTAAAAAAGGTGTACGTATTATTGTAATGGATTCAGCTTTATACGAGAATAATTTTGAAATTGGTAGACCAGAAACTGATGGTGAATTTAGTGACGAAAGACTTACTTGGATTTTAGATCAAATTAAAGCTGCTAAAGAAAATGGAGATTTCGTTTTTGGAATGACTCACCACGGTATTATTCAACATTTTGGTGTTCAAGATCAAATTTTCCCTCAATATGTAATTAATAATTGGGAAAACGTATCGACGAAATTAGCTGATGCAGGGTTGAATATCGTATTTACTGGTCACTTCCATGCACAAGATGCTGTTAAGAAAACGACTGAATCTGGAAATGTAATCTATGATATTGAAACTGGCTCACTTGTAACATATCCAGCACCTTATCGAGTTGTTGAAATTGCTAATGGAATCGTTAAGGTAGATACAGAAACAGTAGATAAAATTGCTTTTGATACAAATGGCAAACCATTTCCTGAGTATGCCGAGGAGTTTCTAGTAAAGGGAATGGAAACGCTAGTCCCATCAACACTTGCGCAATTATTAGAATCGCAAGGATTACCACCTGAATTAGCTGAACAGCAAGCTCAAGCATTCACAAATATGCCAGTAGTACCAGAAGTCGACCCATCTATTACACTTGGTGACATTATTACAGACGCATTAGTTCAACACTACACAGGTGATGAAAAAGCAAATCCAATTACAGAAGGTGTTGTAAATGGATTACAAAATAGTGAAGATCCAATGCAGAGATTCCTAGGTAATGCATTATTCACTTTATATAATGACGACACACCAGATAACCAATTTGAAATCAATTTAAATTCTTTAAACAAATAA